GTACTGGCAGAGGCTGAACACAATCGGCCGTCCGGTTGCGACAAGCGCATCGTGCATTTTCCGATAAGCCTCTTTTTGCAATGGAAATGCAGCGGCAACATCTCCTTTACCTGCTGCACGCAACACATCGCCATAACTGCAAAGGTCATACTTGAGGTAATCGATACCCCATGCAGCATAAGTGCGCGCGTCCTGCTGCTCGTGCCCGAGGCTGCCTTCAAATTTCGCGCAGGTCCTGGCACCAGGAGAAGAATAGATACCCAGCTTCATGCCGCGGGCATGCACATAATCAGCCAGAGCCCTCATATCAGGAAAGCGGCTGTTGCTCTGAATCGTGCCATCCGGCAGGCGCGAACCCTGCCAGCCATCATCGATATTTACGTAGACATATCCGGCATCACGCATGCCGTTGGAGACCATGGCATCGGCAGCCGCGCGCACATCTGCGTCAGTCACGTGCTGGTAAAAGTGATTCCAACTGTTCCAGCCCATCGGCGGAGTAGGCGCAAGTGTGGATTGCGCATGCAACGACACAATGGCAAGCATCGAGAGGACGGCCAGGCAGCAGGAGCGCAAAGAAAGCACAGAACGAAGAACACGGTTCATGAAAATTTCCTTCTTAGAGAGGATGCGAGGTCAGCGCAGCCGGAGCAGCTCCGGCCACAACAGCAACAGGAGCTGCAGCCCGCGACAGATCGTTCGCTACAAGAGAAATGCCTGCAGACTCGCCACCTGAAACACGGAGAAAGGCACCGGTCATCGCGGGAGCACGGTGGCCATGCACAAAGACGTCCTTGCAGTTGTGAAGCTGAATGATAGAGGCAGGAGAATCCGGCGCCGCACTGCGCAGTGCATGTATCTCCAGATCGCTTCCATCATCACAGACGAGCGTGGCTCTTTCCTCCGGGGACGACGAGAGGCATTCTAAGTTGTGGAGACGAATACCATGCGCATGACGGATATACAGACCAGAAGCCGGAAGTCGGCCGAACATGCGAGCTTCCGGATATTTCTCCGACTGCTCCGGAACTTCTTTCTGTGCCCAACTCGCGCGGCCATGCTCTCCTGAATAAAAGCTGGAATTCGAGACAACGATATCTTCCACAGGCATACCCGGGAGCCCGGTGATGGAACTGGTAAGAATCGCTCCCGTCGCATGCAATCCATCAATGCGTAGATTGCGCAAGGAAGAACCCGCACCAGGTGTTCGTCTGCCCAGACGGATAAAGAGAGGTGTCCGGGCGTTCTCCATACGAATATTCGAGATGGTCACACCCTGCATCGCACCGCCATCCACAATCTCGAGCGCAATACCCGACGTCAGTCGCTGATTCAGCGGAGTCGAGTCGTCGTTATAAATCACAGAATTGCTGAAGACGATATTTTCCACCCGGCCATGTGTAGCCGTACCCACCTTGAAGCCGTTGCAGCAGGTAGAGAGCACGCAATTAGTCACAGTGATGTTCTTCGTCGGCAGCAATTCTCCATACGGATTTTCGCTCTTGATGCAGATCGCGTCGTCACCTGTAGCGATGTCGCAATCGGAGACGAAGACATTCCGACAGGCTGTAATGTCCATGCCGTCGGTATTCGGTGCATAAACAGGATTACGCACTCGGATGCCATGGATAAAAACCGATTCGCAGGCTACCGGACGAAGCGTCCATCCCGCAGCATTTCTCAACGTGATGCCTTCGATGCGGAGATTCCGGCAACGTGCGAATTCCAGCATCGGTGAAGGACGGCGTTGCGTGGCAGGCTCATAATCCCACGCGATCACATCGCCCCATAGATCCTCTCCGCGTGGCGCGGGCCGGCCCTTGCGATGCCAGAAGGCCGCTCCATTCCCATCGATTGTTCCCTGCCCTGTAACGGCGATGTCCTCAGCATCCAACGCAAAAATCAGGTGCCGTCCGTTGGCATCACCCTCCACAGGCGGCCCAGGATGATATTCATAGTCCTCTGTGTTCGTGCTTCCGAGCAAAACCGCGCCTGCTTCAAGATGAAGCGTGACACGGCTGCGAAGCATGAGGCCACCGGAGAGAAATATCCCAGGAGTAAGTACAACCACGCCCCCACCCGCGTCATGCACTGAGTCAATCGCTCGCTGCAGAGCGTGGGTATTCAGCGTGCGACCATCCCCCCGCGCTCCCATCTCGGATACATCGACCACCTGCTTGCTCGAAACCGAGGATACAGCCGGCAGAACCCCCAACGCGGAGAGCCGCAGGAACTGGCGCCTGCCAAGCTCTGATCCCGACATCATGCATCCACTCCGCTTTTCTTATCGTTCCGCGTCATTTGCATCCCACGCTCCTATACCAGGTCAGAGGCCGCTGGAGTGACCTGAATGCTGATCTCCTTCGTACCCAGACGCGGATGCTTTGCCCGCAGAACCACTGTGCCGGGCTGCCTCGTAGCACGAATCCAGATCGCGCCCGTTCCCCCTATAAGCGAAAAAGGATTGTCACCAATAAGCTGCGCCGGGCCGGAGAGATCAAAGACAATCGGGTCGTTAGCAATGGGGCGAATGCGATCGAACTCATCCGTCACACGAAGAACGATACGTGTGGTATCTGCGCCGTCCGCATGGAGCTCGAGGTCATCCGCCGTGGCGTGGAACTTGCGGTCCACGCCACGCCCTGAAAAGCTCTTCGAGATAACCTGCTTGCCCTGAATATAGCCATCGATGCGCAGGTCACCCCAATCGCGAAGCGACTTTTTATCGAGCGGCACAGAAAAGGGCGGATAGCGAAGATGTGAAAACTGCTGACGATCGGGGTCAGCTTCGGCAATCAGCTCGAAACCTGAACCTCGATTCAGATAAAACTTGAGATGATCGCAGTTCGAACAGACGAGCGCCGTAGTAAAGCCGACATTCTCATCGTTACGCGCCCAATGGAATGCCGGTTCCAGAACAACCTCTTCTGCAGGATCGCACTGCGACTTATAGAATCCTGCCGCAGGTTTCGGCAGCCGGAAAATATCCGAAACGCCGTGATAGCAGATACGGTCACCACTGCCGAAATTGAAGTGCGTGTTGTAATCAAATGCGCACCAGCCAATGCCTCCGGAAAAGCTGGCCGAAGAAGCAATCTGGTCGTGGATACGGGCGTGACGCAGAGTATGCTCGCGCTGCCGCTCTGAGTTATCCGTAGAGCGTGTAGGAAAAGTGTGCCCGACAAACTCTGTATTCAGATACAACGGCGCTACCGGAGCGTGAAGCGGAAATCCGAAATCGTTGTTGGTGTAAACATCCTCAAGCAACTCCGAAGCCAGATTGGAGCGAATGCCTCCGGTCTGCCGCGTCTTATCCAGCGCATGAGCAGCAGCGTTCGTCCGCGTATAGAAATCGTGATCGTCCTTGGACTCATTGATGCGAACGCCC
The Silvibacterium dinghuense DNA segment above includes these coding regions:
- a CDS encoding glycoside hydrolase family 27 protein produces the protein MNRVLRSVLSLRSCCLAVLSMLAIVSLHAQSTLAPTPPMGWNSWNHFYQHVTDADVRAAADAMVSNGMRDAGYVYVNIDDGWQGSRLPDGTIQSNSRFPDMRALADYVHARGMKLGIYSSPGARTCAKFEGSLGHEQQDARTYAAWGIDYLKYDLCSYGDVLRAAGKGDVAAAFPLQKEAYRKMHDALVATGRPIVFSLCQYGMNSVWEWGPEVGGTLWRTTGDISDSYDRMSLIGFQQAGLSRYARPGQWNDPDMLEVGNGGMTFDEYKTHMSLWAMLAAPLLAGNDLSKVKPEDLAILENKDAIAIDQDPLGKQGDRFSAVGPYEIWRKPLAHGRQAIALFNRGELAHTMQVPLHDLQVPMHAHVRDVWAGKDLIASENYSVSVPKHGVVLLLVAP
- a CDS encoding glycoside hydrolase family 28 protein codes for the protein MMSGSELGRRQFLRLSALGVLPAVSSVSSKQVVDVSEMGARGDGRTLNTHALQRAIDSVHDAGGGVVVLTPGIFLSGGLMLRSRVTLHLEAGAVLLGSTNTEDYEYHPGPPVEGDANGRHLIFALDAEDIAVTGQGTIDGNGAAFWHRKGRPAPRGEDLWGDVIAWDYEPATQRRPSPMLEFARCRNLRIEGITLRNAAGWTLRPVACESVFIHGIRVRNPVYAPNTDGMDITACRNVFVSDCDIATGDDAICIKSENPYGELLPTKNITVTNCVLSTCCNGFKVGTATHGRVENIVFSNSVIYNDDSTPLNQRLTSGIALEIVDGGAMQGVTISNIRMENARTPLFIRLGRRTPGAGSSLRNLRIDGLHATGAILTSSITGLPGMPVEDIVVSNSSFYSGEHGRASWAQKEVPEQSEKYPEARMFGRLPASGLYIRHAHGIRLHNLECLSSSPEERATLVCDDGSDLEIHALRSAAPDSPASIIQLHNCKDVFVHGHRAPAMTGAFLRVSGGESAGISLVANDLSRAAAPVAVVAGAAPAALTSHPL